A stretch of Campylobacter volucris DNA encodes these proteins:
- the rsmH gene encoding 16S rRNA (cytosine(1402)-N(4))-methyltransferase RsmH: protein MKSPHIPVLLQEVLDAFKDLDQGDFLDCTLGYGGHSSAILKAHPNLNLIACDKDIEALNFSKNFLNDFSNRISFYHLGFKDILDKISTQNLRGILADIGVSSLQLDKNDRGFSLNSDFLDMRMDQNVSLSAKELVNSYSEEKLEQIFRENGDLGSISKKLASKIIQARNRKEITSAKELAKIIGDAKFHGRNVSLALLVFQALRIEVNDELGELKRLLDSIEKAKLKDCKVAIICFHSLEDRLVKNTFKRWEKDCICDEKAFRCECGKNHSLGKILSKKAISASKEEVRYNSRSSCAKMRIFHFR, encoded by the coding sequence TTGAAAAGTCCGCATATACCAGTTTTATTACAAGAAGTTTTAGATGCTTTTAAAGATTTAGATCAAGGAGATTTTTTAGATTGCACGCTAGGATATGGAGGGCATAGTAGTGCTATTTTAAAAGCTCATCCAAATTTAAATTTAATAGCTTGTGATAAAGACATAGAAGCTTTAAATTTTTCAAAAAATTTTTTAAATGACTTTTCAAATAGAATTTCTTTTTATCATCTTGGTTTTAAAGATATACTAGATAAAATTTCTACACAAAATTTAAGAGGAATTTTGGCAGATATTGGAGTATCTTCTTTGCAGCTTGATAAAAATGATAGAGGTTTTTCTTTGAATTCAGATTTTTTAGATATGAGAATGGATCAAAATGTAAGTTTGAGCGCTAAAGAGCTTGTAAATTCATACTCTGAAGAAAAATTAGAGCAAATTTTTAGAGAAAATGGAGATTTAGGCTCTATATCAAAAAAATTAGCTTCAAAAATCATACAAGCAAGAAATCGCAAAGAAATCACAAGTGCAAAAGAATTAGCCAAAATTATAGGTGATGCTAAATTTCATGGTCGCAATGTAAGTTTAGCTTTGCTTGTGTTTCAAGCTTTGCGTATAGAAGTTAATGATGAGTTAGGTGAACTTAAAAGATTGCTTGATAGTATTGAAAAGGCTAAGCTAAAAGATTGCAAAGTTGCGATAATTTGCTTTCATTCCTTAGAAGATAGATTGGTTAAAAATACTTTTAAAAGATGGGAAAAAGATTGTATTTGTGATGAAAAAGCTTTTAGATGTGAGTGTGGAAAAAACCATAGTCTTGGAAAGATTCTTAGTAAAAAAGCTATAAGTGCTTCCAAAGAAGAAGTTAGATACAATAGCAGATCAAGTTGTGCAAAGATGCGAATTTTTCATTTTAGGTAA
- a CDS encoding class II aldolase and adducin N-terminal domain-containing protein, with amino-acid sequence MNKENIISQIQMLSSSMFKKNFFGISHGSISAKLSQSSFIINKNDAFLNQINEKNLSVLKFSKDYSWNEASSDCEIHKSIYENIPEAKFICFACPSYTLSMSLNHDFITPQDYFGEIFLEEIRIYNPKNYEDWEDRSQTEIYRYMLEQKQNFVVVKGYGIFAYGRTSYELGKIIDLIENSCKIIYLAETNLS; translated from the coding sequence GTGAATAAAGAAAATATTATTTCTCAAATTCAAATGCTTTCTTCGTCTATGTTTAAAAAAAATTTTTTTGGGATCTCTCATGGATCAATTTCAGCAAAACTTTCGCAAAGTTCCTTTATCATCAACAAAAACGATGCTTTTTTAAATCAAATTAATGAAAAAAATCTTAGTGTTTTAAAATTTAGTAAAGATTATAGCTGGAATGAAGCAAGCAGCGATTGTGAAATACACAAAAGCATTTATGAAAATATCCCTGAAGCTAAATTTATATGCTTTGCTTGTCCATCTTATACCCTTTCTATGAGTTTAAATCATGATTTTATTACCCCTCAAGATTATTTTGGTGAAATTTTTTTAGAAGAAATTCGCATTTATAATCCCAAAAATTACGAAGATTGGGAAGATAGATCTCAAACAGAAATTTATCGCTATATGTTAGAACAAAAACAAAATTTTGTAGTGGTTAAAGGATATGGAATTTTTGCCTATGGTAGAACAAGCTATGAGCTTGGAAAAATCATAGATTTAATTGAAAATTCTTGTAAAATCATTTATTTGGCTGAAACTAATTTATCATGA
- a CDS encoding peptidylprolyl isomerase, with the protein MLTWMQHHKKYLVVTIWISVIAFVGAGFVGWGSYDFNTDRSNAVAKVGDEKISYDEFNLKYSQLFAYYSQFNDGNYTQEQALKDGLDTQAINELIQEKLLLSYAKTLGLSVSEEEIAYDLAHQKVFHNESGVFDKNLYYNILSRNNYTPKTYEKMIHDELLLKKINVIFNIPLKEDEVDMFAASFLMQDKLKIQAIYVNEKDIVIDEKELYQTWEKNKQLYKSEPSYELTTYFLKPDLTQIDEKELAKFYEENKNDYKDFNGKILSLEQSKEKVLKDLNLAKLKLKANESYVALRKGELNFDTNITIKNTDIYYPLETIQKSKEKDFIKPFKFKDGYMIAQILKINPIQTQTFEQAKNEVKKLYIKEKTKQILEEKAKNALENFHGIDIGTYSRDSSKNNKVSDSIMNNTEFSEFLAQVFDTNKQKSYVLFDNKAIVYEITEQKLQNKEKEQIYKFIIEQSARQTKQALLKEELLKKLIELYPIKRYYKGNAN; encoded by the coding sequence ATGCTCACTTGGATGCAGCATCATAAAAAATATTTAGTTGTAACAATTTGGATTAGTGTTATTGCCTTTGTAGGTGCGGGTTTTGTTGGTTGGGGAAGTTACGATTTTAACACAGATCGTTCTAATGCTGTTGCTAAAGTTGGCGATGAAAAAATTAGTTATGATGAATTTAATCTTAAATATTCTCAATTATTTGCATACTATTCTCAGTTTAATGATGGAAACTACACTCAAGAACAAGCTTTAAAAGATGGTTTAGATACTCAAGCAATTAACGAGCTAATACAAGAAAAATTACTTCTATCTTATGCAAAGACTTTAGGGCTAAGCGTAAGTGAAGAAGAAATTGCCTATGATCTTGCTCATCAAAAGGTTTTTCACAACGAATCAGGTGTATTTGATAAAAATCTTTACTACAATATTCTTTCAAGAAACAATTACACTCCAAAAACTTATGAAAAAATGATTCATGATGAGCTTTTACTTAAAAAAATAAATGTTATTTTTAATATCCCTTTAAAAGAAGATGAAGTAGATATGTTTGCAGCAAGTTTTTTAATGCAAGATAAGTTAAAAATCCAAGCAATTTATGTCAATGAAAAAGATATTGTTATAGATGAAAAAGAGCTTTATCAAACTTGGGAAAAAAATAAACAATTATATAAAAGCGAACCAAGCTATGAATTAACAACTTATTTTTTAAAACCAGATTTAACACAAATTGATGAAAAAGAGCTGGCAAAATTTTATGAAGAAAATAAAAATGATTACAAAGATTTTAATGGAAAAATACTAAGCCTAGAACAAAGTAAAGAAAAAGTTCTAAAAGATCTTAATCTTGCAAAATTAAAACTTAAAGCAAATGAAAGCTATGTGGCACTAAGAAAGGGTGAGTTAAATTTTGATACAAATATTACTATTAAAAATACAGATATTTACTATCCTTTAGAAACTATACAAAAAAGTAAAGAAAAAGATTTTATCAAGCCATTTAAATTTAAAGATGGTTATATGATTGCTCAAATTTTAAAGATCAATCCTATACAAACTCAAACTTTTGAACAAGCAAAAAATGAAGTTAAAAAACTATATATCAAAGAAAAAACAAAACAAATATTAGAAGAAAAAGCTAAAAACGCATTAGAAAACTTCCATGGTATCGACATAGGAACTTACAGCAGAGATTCTAGTAAAAATAATAAAGTTAGTGATAGCATTATGAACAATACCGAATTTAGCGAATTTTTAGCACAAGTTTTTGATACCAATAAACAAAAATCTTATGTTTTGTTTGATAATAAAGCTATAGTTTATGAAATTACTGAGCAAAAACTACAAAATAAAGAAAAAGAACAAATTTATAAATTTATTATAGAACAAAGTGCAAGACAAACAAAACAAGCACTTTTAAAAGAAGAATTGTTAAAAAAATTAATCGAACTTTATCCAATCAAAAGATACTATAAAGGAAATGCAAATTGA
- a CDS encoding primosomal protein N', which produces MRYYELAIKGYYLDTLIYESDEKIEPLSEVIVDLARKKNLKAIILKECTKPNFKTQKIKGLTPNKITNLQYELAKFIAYYYASKIAFVLGMFESTTFYAQTKKIHIENCPNLNAKQKQALEFIKDHQSSLLFGDTGCGKTEIYISLIKEYLEKGKQVLLLMPEIALTPQMEKRLKVYFEDYFFLWHSKISKNKKQECLKNLANSKALLVAGARSALFLPFENLGLIVVDEEHDNSYKASNNPRINARDLALFLAKKNDIKILLGSATPSVSSFYKHPVYRLKGTFFESKKEFLYDESELSVSSKLLLELRNTLKEKKQAVVFLPTRANFRQILCKDCANAIKCPFCSIALSLHKNKNALKCHYCNFTKEIDKYCPTCKGNMLEARKMGTAQLCENLQEQLSEFDAVIRQFDSDEISSVKKLNTILKEFNQQKIDILVGTSMLAKGHDYHNVNLSVILGLDEYLFRPNFKALEETLALAMQVAGRAGRKGCGKVLLQTKNKVFFEKYIQDYDSFLEDELNARKGLYPPFKRLLRLIIEDENQTNAMQICEKMLEFCQMNEVEIVGSGACAIEMLHKKWRFYVLVRSKDYFNLVKIEHFALNFKNIICDIDPIDFS; this is translated from the coding sequence TTGAGATATTATGAACTTGCTATAAAGGGGTATTATCTTGATACTTTAATCTATGAAAGTGATGAAAAAATTGAGCCTTTAAGCGAGGTTATAGTTGATCTTGCTAGAAAAAAAAATCTCAAAGCCATAATCTTAAAAGAATGCACAAAACCAAATTTTAAAACCCAAAAGATTAAAGGATTAACACCTAATAAAATTACTAACCTACAATATGAACTTGCTAAATTTATAGCTTATTATTATGCGAGTAAAATCGCTTTTGTCTTAGGGATGTTTGAAAGTACTACTTTTTATGCTCAAACTAAAAAAATACACATAGAAAATTGTCCTAATTTAAATGCCAAGCAAAAACAAGCCTTGGAATTTATAAAAGATCATCAAAGTTCATTATTATTTGGTGATACAGGTTGTGGAAAAACAGAAATTTATATATCTTTGATAAAAGAGTATTTAGAAAAAGGCAAACAAGTCTTGCTTTTAATGCCAGAAATTGCTCTAACTCCACAAATGGAAAAAAGATTAAAAGTATATTTTGAAGATTATTTTTTTTTGTGGCATTCTAAAATTTCTAAAAACAAAAAACAAGAGTGTTTAAAAAATTTAGCAAATTCTAAAGCTCTTTTGGTAGCAGGAGCTAGATCTGCTTTGTTTTTACCATTTGAGAATTTAGGGCTTATTGTAGTTGATGAAGAACATGATAATTCTTATAAAGCTAGCAATAATCCAAGAATTAATGCAAGAGATTTAGCGCTATTTTTAGCAAAGAAAAATGATATTAAAATACTTTTAGGTTCTGCTACCCCTAGTGTTTCTAGTTTTTATAAACATCCAGTTTATAGACTAAAAGGGACATTTTTTGAAAGTAAAAAAGAGTTTTTATATGATGAGAGTGAGCTTAGTGTATCTTCTAAATTGCTTTTAGAGCTAAGAAACACTTTGAAAGAAAAAAAACAAGCAGTTGTGTTTTTACCTACAAGGGCAAATTTTAGGCAAATTTTATGTAAAGATTGTGCTAATGCCATAAAATGCCCATTTTGTTCTATTGCGTTAAGTTTACATAAAAATAAAAATGCTTTAAAATGTCATTATTGTAATTTTACAAAAGAGATTGATAAGTATTGTCCAACTTGTAAAGGCAATATGTTAGAAGCTAGAAAAATGGGAACAGCACAGCTTTGTGAGAATTTGCAAGAGCAATTAAGTGAATTTGATGCTGTAATTAGGCAATTTGATAGTGATGAAATTAGTAGTGTAAAAAAGCTAAATACTATTTTAAAAGAATTTAATCAGCAAAAAATAGATATTTTAGTAGGCACTTCTATGCTTGCTAAAGGACATGATTATCATAATGTAAATTTAAGTGTGATTTTGGGTTTGGATGAGTATTTATTTAGGCCAAATTTCAAAGCTTTGGAAGAAACCTTAGCTTTAGCTATGCAAGTAGCAGGAAGAGCTGGCAGAAAAGGGTGTGGAAAAGTTCTTTTGCAAACTAAAAATAAAGTCTTTTTTGAAAAATATATACAAGATTATGATAGTTTTTTAGAAGATGAATTAAACGCAAGGAAGGGGCTTTATCCGCCATTTAAAAGGCTTTTAAGATTAATAATTGAAGATGAAAATCAAACCAATGCGATGCAAATTTGTGAAAAAATGCTTGAATTTTGCCAAATGAATGAGGTTGAAATAGTAGGAAGCGGTGCTTGTGCTATTGAAATGCTTCATAAAAAGTGGAGATTTTATGTATTAGTGCGAAGTAAAGATTATTTTAATTTAGTTAAAATAGAACATTTTGCACTAAATTTTAAAAATATAATTTGTGATATAGATCCAATTGATTTTAGTTAA
- the ftsZ gene encoding cell division protein FtsZ produces the protein MSEFLVEEMQHAKGAKIKVIGCGGGGGNMIDHMVNMGLHDLDLISANTDAQAIAKSQAKTKIQLGEKKTKGLGAGMQPEIGAESARESFEEIKAALSQSDIVFISAGLGGGTGTGAAPVVAQAAKEAGALTVSVVTMPFAFEGKQRKKLAEAGLAELKKESDSIIVIQNEKLLSILPKKAGIKEAFKLVDDILTRAVRGMVSILLEDGDINVDFADVRTVMSHRGLALMGVGQGEGENAIMEALESAIESPLLDGMTMKGAKGVIIHYKVGPECSLLEISQATQSISDESDENAKVIFGVTADESMGDRVEVTIIATGFEDKNEVQAKEQEESKKNSYINLRKASGGFDEEVISQLDVPAFLRRQMD, from the coding sequence ATGAGTGAATTTTTGGTAGAAGAAATGCAACACGCAAAAGGTGCAAAGATAAAAGTTATTGGCTGCGGTGGAGGCGGCGGAAATATGATTGATCATATGGTTAATATGGGCCTACATGATCTTGATCTTATTTCAGCAAATACTGATGCGCAAGCAATAGCTAAATCTCAAGCTAAAACAAAAATTCAACTTGGAGAAAAAAAGACCAAAGGTCTTGGGGCTGGTATGCAACCTGAAATAGGCGCAGAAAGTGCTAGAGAAAGTTTTGAAGAAATAAAAGCTGCATTAAGCCAAAGTGATATTGTGTTTATATCAGCCGGGCTTGGTGGCGGAACAGGGACAGGTGCAGCTCCTGTAGTAGCTCAAGCAGCCAAAGAAGCTGGAGCTTTAACAGTTTCAGTAGTTACTATGCCTTTTGCTTTTGAAGGAAAACAAAGAAAAAAACTTGCTGAAGCAGGTTTAGCGGAATTAAAAAAAGAAAGTGATTCTATCATTGTAATTCAAAATGAAAAATTACTTAGCATACTCCCTAAAAAAGCTGGTATCAAAGAAGCATTTAAACTAGTTGATGATATTCTCACAAGAGCTGTAAGAGGAATGGTTTCTATACTTTTAGAAGATGGCGATATCAATGTAGACTTTGCCGATGTTAGAACAGTTATGAGCCACAGGGGTTTAGCATTAATGGGCGTAGGTCAAGGAGAAGGTGAAAATGCTATCATGGAAGCATTAGAAAGTGCCATAGAATCACCATTACTTGATGGTATGACTATGAAAGGTGCTAAAGGTGTAATCATACATTATAAAGTAGGCCCTGAATGCTCACTTCTTGAAATTTCACAAGCTACACAAAGCATTAGCGATGAATCAGATGAAAATGCTAAAGTAATTTTTGGTGTTACTGCTGATGAGAGCATGGGAGATCGCGTAGAAGTAACCATCATAGCTACAGGTTTTGAAGATAAAAATGAAGTTCAAGCCAAAGAGCAAGAAGAAAGCAAAAAAAATTCATATATAAATTTACGCAAAGCTAGCGGTGGTTTTGATGAGGAAGTTATTTCCCAACTTGATGTACCAGCATTTTTGCGTCGCCAAATGGATTAA
- the ispG gene encoding flavodoxin-dependent (E)-4-hydroxy-3-methylbut-2-enyl-diphosphate synthase — protein sequence MKRYKTRQIKVGDVLIGGDAPISVQSMLFTKTRDIEGSLEQLNRLYFAGANIVRLACLDIADARALKEIKAKSPLPLIVDIHFNHKLALYCAEFIDGIRINPGNIGSKENIKEVVNACKQRQIPIRIGINHGSIEKQFSDKYGYNIEAMLESAKYNIKLLEDFNFFDIKISMKTSDTQKTIEAYERLRPLCDYPFHLGVTEAGTKFHSTIKSSIALGNLLLKGIGDTMRVSMTGELEEEIRVARAILQDSGVQKSGVNIISCPTCGRIQSDLIKAIKIVEEKTKHIKEPLNISVMGCVVNALGEAKGADVAIAFGKNQGLVIRHGEVVAKLKEGELVDRFLLEVEDEVKIRSKD from the coding sequence ATGAAAAGATACAAAACAAGACAAATTAAAGTAGGTGATGTTTTAATAGGTGGTGATGCACCAATTTCTGTGCAATCTATGCTTTTTACAAAAACAAGAGATATTGAAGGTTCTTTAGAGCAGTTAAATAGACTTTATTTTGCTGGGGCTAATATAGTTCGTTTAGCATGTTTAGATATAGCCGATGCAAGAGCTTTAAAAGAGATAAAAGCCAAAAGCCCATTGCCTTTGATAGTGGATATTCATTTTAATCATAAGTTAGCTTTGTATTGTGCTGAATTTATAGATGGTATTAGAATAAATCCAGGCAATATAGGATCTAAAGAAAATATAAAAGAAGTAGTTAATGCTTGTAAGCAAAGACAAATTCCAATACGCATAGGTATAAACCATGGTTCTATAGAAAAGCAATTTTCTGACAAATATGGCTACAATATAGAAGCCATGCTAGAAAGTGCAAAATATAATATAAAATTATTAGAAGATTTTAACTTTTTTGACATAAAAATTTCCATGAAAACTTCAGATACTCAAAAGACTATAGAAGCTTATGAAAGACTTCGCCCGCTTTGTGATTATCCTTTTCATTTAGGGGTAACTGAAGCTGGAACTAAATTTCATAGCACTATAAAAAGTTCTATAGCGCTAGGAAATTTACTTTTAAAAGGTATAGGCGATACTATGAGAGTTTCTATGACAGGAGAACTTGAAGAAGAAATTCGTGTAGCAAGAGCTATTTTACAAGATAGTGGAGTTCAAAAAAGTGGAGTAAATATCATATCTTGTCCAACTTGCGGAAGAATACAAAGTGATTTAATAAAAGCTATAAAAATAGTAGAAGAAAAAACAAAGCATATAAAAGAGCCATTAAATATAAGTGTTATGGGTTGTGTGGTAAATGCATTAGGCGAAGCAAAAGGAGCTGATGTGGCTATAGCTTTTGGCAAAAATCAAGGTTTGGTTATAAGACATGGAGAAGTGGTAGCAAAGCTTAAAGAAGGTGAGCTTGTGGATAGATTTTTGCTTGAAGTAGAAGATGAAGTTAAAATAAGATCTAAAGATTAA
- a CDS encoding nicotinate phosphoribosyltransferase, subgroup A — protein MNHTLLCDFYELTMAYAYFKQNKHKQIVYFEVFFRQAPDNAKYAIFAGLEQIIQHIQNFSFTKEDIEFLQNTNSFSEDFLNYLANLKFSGDIYSIQEGECIFANEPIFYVKAPIIEALLLETFILLTLNHQCLITTKANRIFQIAQEKILLEFGSRRAHGVNAAINGARAAFIGGFNATSCTLAAKKFNIPLSGTMSHAWVQMHDNELDAFRSYCKIYKDNITLLVDTYDCINGINNAILIFKELQAKKTLKNYAIRIDSGDLLKLSKLARKMLDQNNLKNCKIFASNALDENKIAQLLKNKAPIDGFGVGERLITSASCPVFGAVYKLVAVEKNQHIIPKIKISEHSSKTTLPSFKKLIRYYKNEKMEFDKLYNYDEKITQYKNLQAKNILEMIFKNGQLIYKIPNLSSIQNFYKKNIQSLKSSHKRLQNPSTYKVKISKKLQELKKNLTLN, from the coding sequence ATGAATCATACTTTATTATGTGATTTTTATGAATTAACTATGGCTTATGCTTATTTTAAACAAAATAAGCATAAACAAATAGTCTATTTTGAAGTTTTTTTTAGACAAGCTCCTGATAATGCAAAATATGCTATTTTTGCTGGTTTAGAACAAATTATCCAACATATACAAAATTTTTCTTTTACAAAAGAAGATATTGAATTTTTACAAAATACCAATTCTTTTAGTGAAGATTTTTTAAATTACCTAGCTAATTTAAAATTTAGTGGTGATATTTATAGCATACAAGAAGGTGAGTGTATATTTGCTAACGAGCCTATATTTTATGTTAAAGCGCCTATTATAGAGGCTTTATTATTAGAAACTTTTATACTTTTAACACTAAATCATCAATGCTTAATCACAACAAAAGCAAATAGAATTTTTCAAATTGCACAAGAAAAAATACTTTTAGAATTTGGCTCTCGCAGAGCTCATGGAGTAAATGCTGCTATAAATGGAGCAAGAGCTGCTTTTATAGGCGGATTTAACGCCACTTCTTGCACCCTAGCTGCAAAAAAATTCAATATCCCTTTAAGTGGTACTATGTCTCATGCGTGGGTACAAATGCATGATAATGAACTTGATGCTTTTAGATCTTATTGCAAAATTTATAAAGACAATATCACACTTTTGGTAGATACCTATGATTGTATCAATGGTATAAATAATGCTATTTTAATTTTTAAAGAATTACAAGCTAAAAAAACTTTAAAAAATTATGCTATACGCATTGATTCTGGAGATTTATTAAAACTTTCTAAATTAGCAAGAAAAATGCTTGATCAAAATAATTTAAAAAATTGTAAGATATTTGCAAGTAATGCTTTAGATGAAAACAAAATCGCACAACTTCTAAAAAACAAAGCTCCAATCGATGGTTTTGGCGTTGGAGAAAGACTTATCACTTCTGCAAGTTGTCCTGTTTTTGGAGCTGTTTATAAATTAGTAGCTGTAGAAAAAAATCAACACATCATCCCTAAAATAAAAATTAGCGAACATTCAAGCAAAACCACCCTACCTTCATTTAAAAAATTGATACGATATTATAAAAATGAAAAAATGGAATTTGATAAATTATATAATTACGATGAAAAAATAACTCAATATAAAAATTTACAAGCTAAAAATATACTAGAAATGATTTTTAAAAATGGACAATTAATATATAAAATTCCTAATTTATCTTCTATACAAAATTTTTATAAAAAAAATATTCAAAGTTTGAAATCTTCGCATAAAAGATTACAAAATCCAAGCACTTACAAAGTAAAAATTTCAAAAAAACTACAAGAGTTAAAAAAGAATTTAACTTTAAATTAA
- the ftsA gene encoding cell division protein FtsA, with product MNILGIDLGSVQTCAILAQKSEEGLKIIGFGKSKSSGIKKGAITNIELASKSIEEAVADAQMMSGVHYDKVIVSISGAYAKSVDSIGVVNIPNQEIGIKEIHRAVSTAKHTANIPSGYEIIHVLPYNFKVNDLEHVEDPLGMSGNRLEVSTHIVISQEVHIKNLKKAVELADLRVDNIVLSGYASSIACFDDSEKELGAVLIDMGGAVCDMVIHAGNSVRYNECLQIGSVNITNDLSIALHTPPKEAEKLKLNYASLAQNENSLIQIPYMGDEKRKNEVSIEVISNVIYARIEETIIILAKMLSDNASANQAGAGIVLTGGMTKFAGLDKLASAYFDNKAVRIASAKKDTMDGFKEIFDDPENSCAIGLCLYGGGYFTPYELDSNEKLRYKGEPEIINKQIKQNFVIEEDEEKEEKLEEIFQDRQIFDEEKEETKKVEVKKEKKPSSFSKIWNKIINQF from the coding sequence TTGAACATCTTAGGAATTGATTTAGGCTCTGTACAAACTTGTGCAATCTTAGCTCAAAAAAGCGAAGAAGGATTAAAAATTATAGGTTTTGGTAAATCAAAATCTAGCGGTATAAAAAAAGGAGCAATTACTAATATAGAATTAGCTTCAAAGTCTATAGAAGAAGCAGTAGCAGATGCACAAATGATGTCAGGAGTGCATTATGATAAAGTAATTGTTTCCATATCTGGAGCATACGCAAAAAGCGTAGATAGCATAGGCGTTGTAAATATTCCAAATCAAGAAATAGGAATTAAAGAAATCCACAGAGCTGTTAGCACAGCTAAACATACAGCTAACATACCAAGTGGATATGAGATCATCCATGTATTGCCTTATAATTTTAAAGTTAATGATCTTGAGCATGTAGAAGATCCTTTGGGAATGAGTGGAAATCGCTTAGAAGTTTCTACGCATATTGTTATTTCTCAAGAAGTTCATATAAAAAATTTAAAAAAAGCAGTTGAGCTTGCAGATCTTAGAGTAGATAATATTGTTTTATCAGGCTATGCTTCATCAATTGCTTGTTTTGATGATAGCGAAAAAGAATTAGGCGCTGTCTTAATCGATATGGGTGGAGCAGTATGCGATATGGTCATACATGCAGGAAATTCTGTAAGATATAATGAGTGTTTGCAAATTGGCTCAGTTAATATTACTAATGATTTATCCATAGCTTTACACACTCCTCCAAAAGAAGCTGAAAAATTAAAACTAAATTACGCTTCTTTAGCACAAAATGAAAATTCTTTAATACAAATTCCATACATGGGAGATGAAAAAAGAAAAAATGAGGTTTCTATCGAAGTTATTTCCAATGTAATTTACGCAAGGATAGAAGAAACTATTATAATTTTAGCAAAAATGCTAAGTGATAATGCAAGTGCAAATCAAGCAGGAGCTGGTATAGTCTTAACCGGAGGTATGACAAAATTTGCAGGACTTGATAAACTTGCTTCAGCTTATTTTGATAATAAAGCTGTTAGAATAGCGAGTGCAAAAAAAGACACTATGGATGGCTTTAAAGAAATATTTGATGATCCAGAAAATAGTTGTGCAATAGGACTTTGTTTATATGGTGGTGGTTATTTCACCCCTTATGAGTTAGATTCTAATGAAAAGTTAAGATATAAAGGCGAGCCTGAAATCATCAATAAACAAATTAAACAAAATTTTGTCATAGAAGAAGATGAAGAAAAAGAAGAAAAATTAGAAGAGATTTTTCAAGATCGACAAATTTTTGATGAAGAAAAAGAAGAAACAAAAAAAGTTGAAGTGAAAAAAGAGAAAAAACCTAGTTCTTTTTCTAAAATTTGGAATAAAATTATAAACCAGTTCTAA